Proteins from one Desulfonema limicola genomic window:
- a CDS encoding tetratricopeptide repeat protein — protein MKINYKFIAFVLIAGLVLTGCTAGPAPSPQKGPAPIYDENGNVLWQPLPGDQTRHQPRPQPENQEISQEDNGKSSETRAQVPQSRPAPRIGAQDNPEPVSGDSHLLAAVTPLADQAEQQMEAGELDRAFATAERAVRIDPYNAKLWNLMARIQFKQENYSQAEQLAKKSNLLAKNDRELKSLNWKIIAAVLSQQGKEDQAGDALQKAQEYE, from the coding sequence ATGAAAATTAATTATAAATTTATTGCATTTGTATTGATCGCAGGGCTGGTTCTTACAGGATGTACAGCAGGCCCGGCACCTTCTCCACAAAAAGGCCCGGCACCGATTTATGATGAAAACGGCAATGTTTTGTGGCAGCCCCTGCCAGGAGATCAAACTAGGCATCAGCCTCGGCCCCAGCCTGAAAACCAGGAAATATCCCAGGAGGATAATGGAAAATCTTCTGAAACCCGGGCACAAGTTCCGCAGTCAAGACCAGCTCCGCGCATAGGTGCCCAGGATAATCCAGAACCAGTTTCTGGAGACAGCCATCTTCTTGCCGCAGTTACACCCCTTGCAGACCAGGCAGAGCAGCAGATGGAAGCAGGAGAACTGGACAGGGCTTTTGCCACGGCAGAGCGTGCTGTAAGGATTGATCCCTATAATGCAAAGCTCTGGAATCTTATGGCAAGAATTCAATTTAAACAGGAAAACTATTCCCAGGCAGAACAGCTTGCAAAAAAATCAAATCTGCTGGCAAAAAATGACAGGGAACTGAAATCCTTGAACTGGAAAATCATTGCAGCAGTTCTAAGCCAGCAGGGAAAAGAGGATCAGGCAGGGGATGCACTTCAAAAAGCACAGGAATATGAATAA
- a CDS encoding ATP-binding protein → MLSVNENDIDRITEIFYLILKGRKPMPVSLPGDYPDNEIKQLVTYVNKFLKEYDNSTDLIYALSKGDLNFEVPRGKILFLHSLKSLQANLRHLTWKTQQIAKGDFSHEIDFMGDFSAAFNSMIRQLKESFQKVEAATRAKSEFLANMSHEIRTPMNSILGFLELSLEDSNLPGVHKNNISTAYNSAKSLLTLINDILDVSKLESGRLELEKQTFNLQEIMDDTLQMFEMKCREKGLTLSCQIHPELSLYFKGDCLRLRQILINLLGNALKFTAAGGIIVTAEPLVEPKDNTIVPGMIHFAVSDTGIGIPLERIDSIFEPFTQAESSTSRRFGGTGLGTTISKQLVELMGGRIWAESQVGKGSIFHFTVKMETAEQDELRMDNEKLKMDNHQQMSSNNLKVLIAEDLKENRMLVRIRLKKAGHIVIEAENGLEAVAAYEKEKPDLILMDIHMPEMNGIDAAQKIREQEIGSGRHIPIIALTASVMKEEQDQCLDAGMDAVAAKPIDFNQLYQLMENLVNRNNSSEEIRITPVFPIDNGSQVNDGIIDINKGLQLWQNEKAYHKALLQFCRKYNNAGDEIMYLLENGDKKGAFAAAHALKGVSGNLCINNVFRIAVKLNAEILTKENHEIIPLVQNLSNDLQKTIEFIYQYIPPQPQEQPLQASENNLSEQDICSLKIIFTEMLALFEEYNPSLLEPFLEKLADSIGSLPVEPVLNKLDKFDFDAAKTEVIRLAASLNIEVENIYS, encoded by the coding sequence ATGCTGAGTGTTAATGAAAATGATATAGACAGGATTACAGAGATTTTTTACCTGATTCTCAAAGGCAGAAAACCCATGCCTGTGAGTCTGCCTGGGGACTATCCTGATAATGAGATCAAGCAGCTGGTAACTTATGTCAACAAGTTCTTAAAGGAATACGACAATTCCACTGACCTGATCTATGCCCTTTCAAAAGGTGATCTGAATTTTGAAGTTCCCAGAGGCAAAATATTATTTCTGCATTCCCTTAAAAGTCTTCAGGCAAATTTAAGACACTTGACCTGGAAAACCCAGCAGATTGCCAAAGGAGATTTCTCCCATGAAATTGATTTTATGGGAGATTTTTCAGCAGCTTTTAACAGCATGATCCGACAGTTAAAAGAATCTTTCCAAAAGGTGGAAGCTGCAACAAGAGCTAAAAGCGAATTTCTGGCAAATATGTCCCATGAGATCAGAACTCCCATGAATTCAATCCTGGGTTTTCTGGAACTGTCCCTGGAAGATTCAAACCTGCCCGGAGTCCATAAAAACAATATTTCCACTGCTTATAATTCTGCAAAATCCCTGCTCACACTGATAAATGACATCCTGGATGTCAGTAAACTGGAAAGCGGCAGACTGGAACTTGAAAAACAGACATTTAATCTCCAGGAAATAATGGATGATACACTGCAAATGTTTGAAATGAAATGCAGGGAAAAAGGACTAACCCTTTCCTGTCAAATTCATCCTGAACTTTCCCTTTATTTTAAAGGAGATTGTTTACGTCTAAGGCAGATTCTTATCAATCTTCTGGGAAATGCCCTGAAATTTACCGCAGCAGGAGGGATAATTGTTACAGCAGAACCTCTGGTTGAACCAAAAGATAATACAATTGTTCCCGGGATGATCCATTTTGCTGTTTCCGATACCGGTATTGGTATCCCTTTGGAAAGAATAGACAGTATATTTGAACCTTTTACCCAGGCTGAAAGCTCTACCTCCCGCCGTTTTGGGGGAACGGGTCTGGGGACTACAATTTCAAAACAGCTTGTTGAACTCATGGGCGGCAGAATATGGGCAGAGAGCCAGGTTGGAAAAGGCAGTATTTTTCATTTTACAGTAAAAATGGAAACAGCAGAGCAAGATGAATTGAGAATGGATAATGAAAAATTGAAAATGGATAATCATCAGCAGATGTCATCCAATAATTTAAAGGTGCTGATTGCCGAGGATTTAAAAGAAAACAGGATGCTGGTCAGGATACGTCTCAAAAAAGCCGGGCACATTGTCATTGAAGCTGAAAACGGTCTGGAGGCTGTTGCAGCTTATGAAAAAGAAAAACCTGATCTTATCCTGATGGACATTCACATGCCGGAAATGAACGGAATTGATGCTGCCCAAAAGATTCGTGAACAGGAAATCGGTTCAGGCAGACACATTCCTATAATTGCACTTACTGCCAGTGTAATGAAAGAAGAACAGGACCAATGCCTGGATGCAGGAATGGACGCTGTTGCAGCCAAGCCAATTGATTTTAATCAACTTTATCAGCTTATGGAAAACCTGGTAAACAGGAATAATTCATCAGAGGAGATCAGGATAACTCCTGTATTTCCAATTGATAATGGTTCACAGGTAAATGACGGCATCATTGATATTAATAAAGGTCTTCAACTCTGGCAGAATGAAAAAGCTTATCACAAAGCCCTGCTCCAATTTTGCAGAAAATACAATAATGCCGGCGATGAAATCATGTATCTGCTGGAAAATGGAGATAAAAAAGGGGCATTTGCTGCTGCCCACGCACTCAAAGGCGTGTCAGGAAATCTCTGTATAAACAATGTTTTCCGCATAGCTGTAAAACTTAATGCAGAGATATTAACAAAAGAAAACCATGAAATAATCCCTTTGGTACAAAATCTTTCTAATGATTTGCAAAAAACAATTGAATTTATTTACCAGTATATTCCCCCCCAGCCTCAGGAACAGCCTTTGCAGGCATCAGAAAATAATTTATCAGAACAAGATATTTGTTCTTTGAAAATTATTTTTACAGAAATGCTGGCACTATTTGAAGAATACAACCCTTCCCTGCTTGAACCTTTCCTGGAAAAACTGGCTGATTCAATTGGTTCCCTGCCGGTTGAACCTGTTTTAAATAAACTGGACAAATTTGATTTTGATGCAGCAAAAACTGAGGTTATCAGGCTTGCAGCTTCCCTGAATATTGAAGTGGAAAATATATATAGTTAA
- a CDS encoding V4R domain-containing protein: MFKEERDELLFDWSMIGDINLGRPNLGTVMDVSVYRLMQFTLRDVLIKSYDTETADRIFYEAGKQAGIAFSQKIITQKNDFNEFIADLQNQLKALGVGILRIEKSDLETMSFTLTVSEDLDCSGLPVSDETICTYDEGFISGILFDFTGKSFIVKEIDCWCSGDRVCRFDVKPE, from the coding sequence ATGTTTAAAGAAGAAAGAGATGAATTATTATTTGACTGGAGCATGATAGGCGATATCAACCTGGGCCGTCCAAACCTGGGAACTGTCATGGATGTCAGTGTTTACCGTCTAATGCAGTTTACACTGAGAGATGTATTGATTAAATCATATGATACTGAAACTGCTGACAGGATATTCTATGAAGCAGGTAAACAGGCTGGGATTGCTTTTTCCCAGAAAATAATCACCCAAAAAAATGACTTTAATGAATTTATTGCTGATCTTCAAAATCAGTTAAAAGCACTGGGTGTTGGAATCCTGAGGATTGAAAAATCCGACCTGGAAACAATGAGTTTTACCCTGACAGTATCTGAAGATCTTGATTGTTCAGGTCTGCCTGTCAGTGATGAAACCATATGCACCTATGATGAAGGATTTATAAGCGGAATACTTTTTGATTTCACAGGAAAAAGTTTTATTGTAAAGGAGATTGACTGCTGGTGTTCAGGAGACAGAGTATGCCGCTTTGATGTAAAACCTGAATAA
- a CDS encoding rhomboid family intramembrane serine protease, with the protein MTSAQKGSILCPNCRKLINKDESICPFCGIGNPNSGLKNNILIQGFSSGEYLINTIIYISAGLYILSLMFYPPHIGLSNPFNAFSPDNYSLLLLGATGTIPIGELSYWWTLVSASYLHGSLLHIIFNMLAFRQIGNLVINLYGINRMIIIWFFAGITGFMVSYLAGVRFTIGASAAICGMIGAALYYGKSRGGVFGQAVYKQVSAWVMGIFLIGLMPGINNWGHGGGIAAGILLGFVFKYQEQRRDHFFDKALAGICIFITAVILIWCVGLGLVSRISG; encoded by the coding sequence ATGACATCAGCACAAAAAGGCTCAATACTATGTCCCAATTGCCGAAAGCTTATAAACAAAGATGAATCCATATGTCCGTTCTGTGGTATAGGCAATCCAAATTCAGGATTAAAAAACAATATTCTTATTCAGGGGTTCAGTTCAGGGGAATATTTAATCAATACCATAATCTATATTAGTGCAGGACTTTATATTCTCTCTCTTATGTTTTATCCGCCCCACATAGGTTTATCCAATCCTTTTAATGCTTTTTCACCTGATAATTACAGCCTTTTGCTCCTTGGTGCAACAGGCACAATTCCCATAGGCGAACTCAGTTACTGGTGGACCCTTGTTTCTGCCAGTTATCTCCACGGCAGCCTGCTTCATATTATTTTTAATATGCTTGCTTTCAGGCAGATAGGAAACCTGGTTATTAATCTTTACGGAATAAACAGGATGATTATAATCTGGTTTTTTGCCGGTATTACAGGGTTTATGGTTTCATACCTGGCTGGTGTCAGGTTTACAATCGGGGCTTCTGCTGCAATCTGCGGCATGATTGGTGCCGCGCTTTATTATGGCAAAAGCAGGGGAGGAGTATTTGGTCAGGCAGTATATAAGCAGGTTAGTGCCTGGGTTATGGGTATTTTTCTTATTGGATTAATGCCCGGCATAAACAACTGGGGACATGGCGGCGGAATTGCTGCAGGGATTCTTCTTGGTTTTGTTTTTAAATACCAGGAACAAAGAAGAGATCATTTTTTTGATAAAGCCCTGGCAGGAATTTGTATTTTTATTACTGCTGTTATATTAATCTGGTGTGTTGGTTTGGGGCTTGTCAGCCGGATAAGCGGTTAA
- a CDS encoding hybrid sensor histidine kinase/response regulator — MTDRRWRVLIVDDEPYNLQLMRQVLEDRYQLSFAPNGIKALEIAKKIIPDLILLDIMMPEMDGYEVCRRLKADKTTRLMPVIFVTAKMEIEDEAKGLELGAIDYIAKPISPSIVRARIKNHLELKLAREKIERQKKILEEQNKAIIEASCLREDVEHIMRHDLKSPLNSIIVLPEIMMEHKNLPEEIIENLKQIEEAGLKMLDMINLSLDIIKMERGVYEFEAVDVNILNLIRKVINENHYIMKQKGLSFNIDMSKNPEKNEDIFLVRGENLLCYTMLSNLIKNAVEASPEDEKIIINMNHEKNQGIINIQNKGEVPEKIRTRFFDKYVTLSKTKGTGLGTYSARLIAEIQGGSIHLDTSTPGFTTITIKLPAQIIEEDKDKEILPLTSLNTLPLELISRMIPPLQEGDVTEMENLITEIYSYDVQTGKTIKALTDNFQFEKILKIIQEEYRNAV, encoded by the coding sequence ATGACAGACAGAAGATGGAGAGTGCTTATTGTAGATGACGAACCTTATAACCTGCAATTAATGAGGCAGGTTTTAGAGGACAGGTATCAATTATCATTTGCTCCAAACGGTATCAAAGCACTTGAGATTGCAAAAAAAATTATACCTGATCTGATCCTGCTTGATATTATGATGCCTGAAATGGACGGCTATGAAGTATGCAGGAGATTAAAAGCTGATAAAACAACACGCCTTATGCCTGTAATTTTCGTAACTGCAAAAATGGAAATAGAAGATGAGGCAAAAGGGCTTGAACTGGGGGCAATTGACTATATTGCCAAACCCATCAGTCCCTCAATAGTCAGGGCAAGGATAAAAAATCATCTGGAATTAAAACTTGCCCGCGAGAAAATCGAAAGGCAGAAAAAAATACTTGAAGAACAGAACAAAGCTATAATTGAAGCATCATGCCTTCGGGAAGATGTTGAACATATTATGCGTCATGATCTTAAATCTCCTCTGAATTCAATTATTGTACTGCCGGAGATAATGATGGAACATAAAAACCTGCCTGAAGAAATTATAGAGAACCTGAAACAAATTGAGGAAGCAGGACTGAAAATGCTGGACATGATTAACCTGTCCTTAGATATTATTAAAATGGAACGGGGAGTATATGAATTTGAAGCTGTTGATGTTAATATTTTAAATTTGATAAGAAAAGTCATTAATGAAAATCACTATATAATGAAACAAAAGGGACTCTCATTTAATATTGATATGAGTAAAAATCCTGAAAAAAATGAAGATATTTTTTTGGTTCGCGGTGAAAATCTGCTTTGTTACACCATGCTCTCAAATCTGATAAAAAACGCTGTTGAAGCCTCGCCTGAAGATGAAAAAATTATAATTAATATGAACCATGAAAAAAATCAAGGCATTATCAATATTCAAAACAAAGGGGAGGTACCTGAAAAGATTCGTACCAGATTTTTTGATAAATACGTTACACTCTCCAAAACTAAAGGCACCGGGCTTGGAACTTATTCAGCCAGACTGATTGCAGAAATCCAGGGAGGAAGCATTCATCTTGATACTTCCACACCAGGATTCACAACTATAACAATAAAACTTCCAGCACAAATAATAGAAGAAGATAAAGACAAAGAAATACTCCCGTTAACATCTCTTAATACCCTGCCTTTAGAACTGATCTCCAGAATGATTCCTCCCTTGCAGGAAGGAGATGTTACAGAAATGGAAAACCTGATTACTGAAATTTATTCTTATGATGTCCAGACTGGGAAAACAATAAAAGCTTTGACTGATAATTTCCAATTTGAAAAGATATTGAAAATTATCCAGGAAGAATACCGGAACGCGGTATAA